A single region of the Chionomys nivalis chromosome 5, mChiNiv1.1, whole genome shotgun sequence genome encodes:
- the LOC130874180 gene encoding uncharacterized protein LOC130874180, with amino-acid sequence MSEPEPDGPRQLDLASQPQKVKQTVQWWEVGDAHQHTFTPSYQHTSIPPHKHTFTPAHQHTFTPAHLYTSTPSHQHTSIPSHQQTFTPAYLHTSTPAHRHTSTPSHQHTFTPAHQHTFTPADLHTSTPSYQHTFTPANQHTFTPAHQHTFTPSYQHTSIPPHKHTFTPAHQHTFTPAHLYTSTPSHQHTSIPSHQHTFTPAYLHTSTPAHRHTSTPSHQHTFTPAHQHTFTPADLHTSTPSYQHTFTPACLHTSTPSHHHTSTPVYLHTSTPSHQHTSIPSHQHTFTPAHLHTSTPAYLHTSRPSHQHTFTPAHQHTVTPAHLHTSTPAYLHTSRPSH; translated from the exons ATGTCGGAGCCTGAGCCAGACGGCCCTCGGCAGCTGGACTTGGCCTCCCAGCCTCAGAAGGTCAAGCAGACCGTGCAATGGTGGGAAGTGGGAGATG cacACCAGCACACCTTCACACCATCATACCAGCACACCAGTATACCTCCACACAagcacaccttcacaccagcacACCAGCATACCTTCACACCAGCACACCTTTACACcagcacaccttcacaccagcacACCAGCATACCTTCACACCAGCAGACCTTCACACCAGCATACCTTCACACCAGCACACCAGCACACCGTCACACcagcacaccttcacaccagcacaccttcacaccagcacACCAGCATACCTTCACACCAGCAGACCTTCACACTAGCACACCTTCATACcagcacaccttcacaccagcaaaccagcacaccttcacaccagcacACCAGCACACCTTCACACCATCATACCAGCACACCAGTATACCTCCACACAagcacaccttcacaccagcacACCAGCATACCTTCACACCAGCACACCTTTACACcagcacaccttcacaccagcacACCAGCATACCTTCACACCAGCATACCTTCACACCAGCATACCTTCACACCAGCACACCAGCACACCGTCACACcagcacaccttcacaccagcacaccttcacaccagcacACCAGCATACCTTCACACCAGCAGACCTTCACACTAGCACACCTTCATACcagcacaccttcacaccagcaTGCCTTCACACCAGCACACCTTCACACCATCATACCAGCACACCAGTATACCTCCACACAagcacaccttcacaccagcacACCAGCATACCTTCACACCAGCACACCTTTACACcagcacaccttcacaccagcacACCAGCATACCTTCACACCAGCAGACCTTCACACCAGCATACCTTCACACCAGCACACCAGCACACCGTCACACcagcacaccttcacaccagcacACCAGCATACCTTCACACCAGCAGACCTTCACACTAG